The DNA segment tggggggggggggggagagagaaatagtataaattaataaattatttcttattttgatTTATAAATTACTCAGAGTGGATGACAGATGTTCTGGCATTAGGAATGTGATGCATAAAAAGATCAGCTGCATGTTTTGTTGTATGAAATATGACAAAGGAACAACGCAATACTGATGCAATTACATGACATTTTTCATTTGAATGAAGTTTTAAAGTCACACAGTGGGAAGTTATGGCTCAGGATATTAATGACTAGATATGGAGTGTGAACAAATTTCTTCAATTTGTTTAATAACCCTGTTCCCATTAAaagtattgtttttttattgcaaatataacattatattaagTGTGGCTAATGGGGGTGTAGTTAGGGTTATTAACAGACAATAGAGTTTTCTGGGTTTCTTGGTACAGACTTTTATGGTCTTCTTCTAAGCAGGAGAAGATTACTTTACATTCTACTCATGCTAAAACCTTAAGAGATGCTAGTTTCTGATTCAATGTCTGCATTCAGTATCTGTTTAATATTTTGCTAATAATACCTATAAGGCAGCCTGTCCTTTCTCATGTTAGTGTTTCTCTAGATACACTACAATTTCTGCCTGTTCTTGTTTTGTGTTCAGATCCAGGGTGAGAAGGTAGCAGTAGAAGCTGCCAAGAACATCCGATATCGTGGTGTGTTTGGGACGATCAGCACCATGGTGCGGACGGAGGGGCCTCGCTCGCTCTATAACGGCCTGGTGGCCGGCCTGCAGAGACAGATGGCCTTTGCGTCCATACGAATTGGCCTCTATGACAACGTCAAGAGCTTCTACACAGGAGGCAAAGATAGTGAGTGAGATTAAAAGAGCAAAAACAATATGGAATTATTATAGGTAATAATAACTAGGGATTGTATTCATAGGTGCTGAGTAGTTGTAGTAATATTTTTTCTATAGTTATGGTTATAaccaaagcatttaaaaaaacttCAAGCTTTACACTTAAATCTACTGGAAACTTGAtgtttctttcttaatttaaGCCCATTCATTCTATCTACAGACCCTAACGTGGGTATCCGGATCCTGGCCGGCTGCACCACAGGGGCGATGGCTGTTTCCATGGCCCAGCCCACAGACGTGGTAAAAGTGCGCTTCCAGGCCCAGATGAACCTGCAGGGAGTCGCTCGGCGCTACAATGGGACCATGCAGGCATATAGACAGATCTTCCTCCTGGAGGGCCTGCGTGGACTCTGGAAAGGTTTGTGGATTAATCTGTACAGAAACTGATAGGTTTTATTGTGAAGGcatgtattaaatatattacacaGTATGTCAGTGTTCTAATGGTGACTGATGTTCTTGACAAGAAAACATCCTTCCTGGTCCATTATAAAAACATGAGCTATAAAAATGCTTCTTGGTATGAATGAATTTGTAAATGTGTTTGCACGGtgctctgaccaggataaagagtgtactgaaaatgaacaaataattgaaatattctaataatatatttcataatCTTTCAGGAACACTACCCAACATCACAAGGAATGCCTTGGTCAACTGCACAGAGCTCGTATCTTATGATCTTATCAAAGAAGCCATTCTCGGACACAAGCTGATGTCTGGTACGTGTGTTTATTCTGAACGCCGAAATGTCACCTATGCTCAACAGTCCGAATAATAAAACTCGTGAGAGGCATGTTTCATTATGAGCAATTCAGCAAACTCAGCTGAGATCGGATCAACCTCCAGCACAGAACAAAAGCATTCAATTCCAGCTGAGGCCAGTTTAATGGGTCAAAATCCAACAACAGCATCTGTTTACGTCGACcactgattggtcaaaaatACGCACACCTACCTGGtctgctgataaaaaaaaatgtcttgacTGATTGTTATCTAATACGGAAGACCTTGCGAGAATTTTATTGCTCCATTCACAAGATACTTAAATAACACACAGGCAGTTCGGTTTAAAAGGCAATCGTTATCACTTGCACTTTATACTGTAGGATGTATTACTGAAAAGCTTCATACACTTACATAAAGACAGTGATAACAGAACAGAGTCTGGTATCCAGTCAACAAATTATTaaaggaattaaaataaaatcaaaaactTATTTAGTTGTTAAAGAAGCAGTATAGTTATTGGGGGGGGGgcattgtttttaaatatgtaaatgttttccAAACATTTGTGGCAAcgtaaatgtaattatttaataaaa comes from the Hemibagrus wyckioides isolate EC202008001 linkage group LG03, SWU_Hwy_1.0, whole genome shotgun sequence genome and includes:
- the ucp1 gene encoding mitochondrial brown fat uncoupling protein 1 — translated: MVGLKPSDVPPPLGVKVLSAGTAACIADLVTFPLDTAKVRLQIQGEKVAVEAAKNIRYRGVFGTISTMVRTEGPRSLYNGLVAGLQRQMAFASIRIGLYDNVKSFYTGGKDNPNVGIRILAGCTTGAMAVSMAQPTDVVKVRFQAQMNLQGVARRYNGTMQAYRQIFLLEGLRGLWKGTLPNITRNALVNCTELVSYDLIKEAILGHKLMSDNLPCHFVSAFGAGFITTVIASPVDVVKTRYMNSPPGQYKSAVNCAWTMMTKEGPTAFYKGFVPSFLRLGSWNIVMFVSFEQLKRAMMASKKKMEAPM